The segment ACAAACCATTTACAATGAAAGATCTGATTGCCCAAATTCAGTTCATACTGAATTCAAGCCCTTAGGCCCTGAGCTAATATAGCACCCGAAGCTCCGTGGAGCTCTGGTAGTTGAAAGGAAAACAATTTATGGAACGAATTATCAGCTCCTATCACAGCATCATGGAAAGTATGAAAACCGGTGATGGAGTTCTTTATGTTTGTAAAAGCAATAAAAGGATCGCCGATCTCGAGACTCTGGCTCAATCCAGGAATATTACAGTCAGCAAAATAACTCCCTCTGAAATGGACCGGAAGAGTGGGGCAGATGGTCATAAGGGTGCCCTTTTTGTCCAGATCCTGAAACAGGCTTCACCTGGAAGCGCACTCCACTACACCGATCTGAAAAACTTCATGATGGAAAAAAATGGGGAGGAACAGCTTCTTGTTCTCCTTCTGGACGGGATCACAGACCCCCATAATATGGGAGCCATTCTCAGATCTGCCGATCAGTTTTCTGTCGACCTTGTTCTTATTCCGGGGAATAGAAGTGCCGGTATCAATGCCACTGTTGCCAAGGTTTCAGTGGGGGCGCATGCCTGGGTTCCCACCCTTCAGATCAGCAATTCTGCCAGAGCTCTGGAAACACTGAAAGAGAATGGATTCTGGATCTATGGCGCCGACATGGGTGGATCTACAGCCCCGGAGACAGATTTGAAAGGAAGAACCTGTCTGGTTCTGGGATCTGAGGGTAAGGGGATATCCCGTCTGCTCAAAGATAAATGCGATACGATGGTCAGCATTCCCACCACTGGGCATGTGGATTCTCTTAATGTTTCGGTTGCCGCTGGAATCCTAATGTACGAAGTGATCCGACAAAGAGGCTGAAATCCTTTCCAGTCCTTCCTTTAATAGAGAGCGGGGACAGCCGAAGTTCAGACGAAAAAAGCCTTCTCCACCCTGACCAAACCAGTGTCCGTCTAACATGGCTATTTTACCTATATTCAGAAATCGATCTTCAATTTCTCTATGACTGAGTCCCAATCCTCTAAAATCCAGCCATCCGATAAATCCAGCATCAGGTTTCATCATTTTGACTCGGGGCAACTCTTTTTCCAAAAAATTTTCAATCAGCAGTACATTTTCCCGGAGGTATCTTTTCAGGGCGAAAAGCCACTCTGATCCATCCTTGTAGACGGCTTCGCCGATGGCTAGAGCCAGAGCTGATCCTTCTTCGCTGCTGAAGGCCAACTGAGCATCACTGTAGGTTTTCTGCCTTTCCTGCGAACCGAAAACAGCCACTGAAAGCTTCTCCCCGGCAATATTAAATGTTTTGGAAGGAGCCATAAGGGTCATAGTATTAGCAGCACATTCATCTGAAAGAGATGAGAAGGGGATGTGGCGTTTTTCTCCCAGAACCAGATCGGCATGGATCTCATCGGAAACTACAAAGACTCCGTATTTAATGCATATCCGTGACAGTTCTCCCAGTTCCTTACAGTTCCAGACTCTTCCTCCCGGATTATGGGGGCTGCAAAGCAGCATGAGAGAGCAGTCCCGGCTGGATACCTTCTCTTCAAGATCATTGAAGTTCATGACATAACGTCCTGATTCCAGTTTCAACTCATTGACCAGCGGTCTTCTGTTGTTCCGGACGATCATATTTCTGAAGGGCTGGTATACCGGCTCCTGAATGATGACAGAATCTCCTGGTTTTGAGAAAAGGTGAACAGCCAGGCTCATGGCGCCTACGATTCCCGGAGTGAAGCAGACTTTAGAGAGGGGAACTTTCCAGTTGTGTTCTGTTATCGCCCAATCCTGCCAGGCTTTCAGGAAGTGCTTTGATGTCGCGGGGTAACCGAAGATCCCATGATCCGCCCGTTCTTTCAGGGTTTCTCCGACAATCGGAGGTGAGGCAAAATCCATATCGGCCACCCAGAAGGGCAGCATATTTTCATCACCGAAACGGGCTTTGAGAACCTTGCTGTCCCATTTGGCCGCATTGCTGCCCTTTCGGTCAATTATTCTGTCAAAATCCATTTTATTCTCTCCTGCGGTCTTAAAGACTGTTTATTATACTGATCCCGATCAATGTAGTTACAGCAGCTAGAGTCGTTGACACCATTATGATCAACGCAGCAAGGTCTCCATCATTATCCATGGCATCAGCCATAATGTGACTCGATAATGCAGTAGGTGCTCCCGCAATTAGGAATATTAATCCAAGTTCTTCCTGATTATACCCCTTTTTGTAGAAAATTATCACTGCAATCACCGGAAGAAGTACAACCTTAATGAGAGCAGCTGCCAGGGCAATTTTTCCTTTTTCCCTGAATCCTCTGGCAGAAAGGGAGCCACCGATGTTGATCAGGGCCAGGGGCAGTGCCAGATCGGCAAGGTATTTCAGTAATCGTCCTAAAAGGACAGGAACGGGAATCTTAAAGAGTGAAAAACCCAATGCGGCCAGAACTGCCATTATGATAGGATTGGTGATTATGTTTTTCAGGGAACGGATCAAGCCTTCTAAGGACATGCCATGACGGGGTATGGTCAGGGCTATGACCGAAAGTATATTAAATACAGGAAGCATGACTGCCACGATCATGGCTCCTCTGGCCGCCAGGTCTTCACCGTAAAGATTTAAAACAAGGGCCAGGCCAATGATGGCAATGTTTCCTCTGAATGCCCCTTGAGAGAAAGCTCCCCGTTGAGTCACATCCTTAAGGCGCAGGCTGAGGAGAAGTGTTGTTATCATGGTGATCAGGGCGATGGCCAACAGGATGAGTATTTCATTAATATTAAAGACACCCGAGAAGTCCAGTCCAGCTATTTTTAAGAAAATCAGAGCGGGCAAACCCAGTTTGAAACAGATGATGGATGAACTCTTCTGGAAGGCAGGACCGATCACTTTTCTATGTTTAAGGATGCTTCCAATAACAATGAGGAGGAATACAGGTACGACGCCCTGAAGAGTATGGATCAATACATTCATACATCAGTTTTACCATTTGACGGAGGAACGGGTAAAGCATTAGTGGAATGCTTTGTTTTCTCTGGTAAATATTCTGACATAAATGGCATATGTGTAGACTTCCCATGGGAGATTATTATAGTATTTACATAAATAACCAATTTTTTTCATAATGGGCGGGTCTCTTATCAGAAACCCGTACTACAAGGCCCTTAGGCCTCCACTTTTTAAACACTGGAGTGATATTATTCACTCCAGTAGTACAGGAGTATTCAATGAGTTACGATTACAGGAAGTATAAACCCTTCCCCCCAGTCTCACTGCCTGACCGGACATGGCCTGAAAAGACCATTACAAAAGCACCCTATTGGTGCAGCGTAGACCTACGCGACGGAAACCAGGCACTACCCATTCCCATGAGTGTGGAAGAAAAACTGGAATTGTTTGAGCTGCTGCTAAAAATTGGTTTTAAAGAAATTGAGATAGGATTTCCTTCTGCATCTCAAACTGAGTTTGACTTTCTCAGAACATTAATCGACAAACATCTCATTCCCGCTGATGTGACCATTCAGCTGCTGACTCAGGCCCGGGAGCATCTTATCCGGCGGTCTTTCGAGGCCATAAAAGGCTGCAAGAATGTTGTCATGCATTTTTATAACTCCACTTCCACCGTTCAGAGAGATGTCGTTTTTGGAAAAGATCAGAAAGAAATCATTCAGATTGCCGAAGAAGGGGCCAGGCTGATCAAAGAGATTGCCGCAGAATATCCGGAGACCAACATCCGTTACGAGTACAGCCCCGAAAGCTTTACCGGAACAGAGCTGGACTTTGCCAAGGAAATTTGTGAAGCCGTCATTGATGTTCTGGAGCCTACTCCAGAAAACAAGCTGATCCTGAACCTGCCGGCCACTGTTGAAATGCATACTCCCAATATCCATGCCGACCAGATTGAGTGGTTCAGCCGGAATATCAAGAAACGGGATTGTATCCTCATCAGTCTTCATACTCATAACGACAGGGGGACCGCTGTGGCTGCTGCCGAGCTGGCTCTTATGGCTGGGGCGGATAGAGTGGAAGGAACCCTCTTCGGCAATGGAGAAAGGACAGGGAATTCCGACCTGATCACCATGGCTATGAACCTTTACTCTCAGGGTGTGAATCCCGAACTGGACTTCTCTGACATTGAACATATTACGAATGTCTATCAAGGATGCACCCGGATGGATGTACATCAACGTCACCCCTATGCGGGAGAGCTGGTTTACACGGCCTTCTCAGGCTCCCATCAGGATGCAATCAAGAAGGGGCTTGATAACTACAATGCGGTTAAAGCTGATTTCTGGGATATTCCCTACCTACCCATGGATCCCACGGATCTGGGACGGGAGTATGAAGCAATTATCAGAATCAACAGCCAGTCCGGAAAAGGCGGGGTTGCCTTTATTCTGGATACCCAGTTCGGGTACAAACTACCCAAAGCCATGCATCCCGAGTTTTCACGAAAGATCCAGTTGATCACCGATGACACGGGTAAAGAGCTGAAGAGT is part of the Oceanispirochaeta sp. genome and harbors:
- the leuA gene encoding 2-isopropylmalate synthase, whose protein sequence is MSYDYRKYKPFPPVSLPDRTWPEKTITKAPYWCSVDLRDGNQALPIPMSVEEKLELFELLLKIGFKEIEIGFPSASQTEFDFLRTLIDKHLIPADVTIQLLTQAREHLIRRSFEAIKGCKNVVMHFYNSTSTVQRDVVFGKDQKEIIQIAEEGARLIKEIAAEYPETNIRYEYSPESFTGTELDFAKEICEAVIDVLEPTPENKLILNLPATVEMHTPNIHADQIEWFSRNIKKRDCILISLHTHNDRGTAVAAAELALMAGADRVEGTLFGNGERTGNSDLITMAMNLYSQGVNPELDFSDIEHITNVYQGCTRMDVHQRHPYAGELVYTAFSGSHQDAIKKGLDNYNAVKADFWDIPYLPMDPTDLGREYEAIIRINSQSGKGGVAFILDTQFGYKLPKAMHPEFSRKIQLITDDTGKELKSQEIFEEFSKEYLNVKTPWSLVKYEINARLDVNDDGLEQHNVGIDCTLKYKGEQMKLEGQGNGPIDAFFHALQSTSAPKVHFLSYDEHALTEGADSQAVCYIQVADSKGRSYFGVGVDSSINAASLKALLCAVNRIEGNN
- the rlmB gene encoding 23S rRNA (guanosine(2251)-2'-O)-methyltransferase RlmB; this translates as MERIISSYHSIMESMKTGDGVLYVCKSNKRIADLETLAQSRNITVSKITPSEMDRKSGADGHKGALFVQILKQASPGSALHYTDLKNFMMEKNGEEQLLVLLLDGITDPHNMGAILRSADQFSVDLVLIPGNRSAGINATVAKVSVGAHAWVPTLQISNSARALETLKENGFWIYGADMGGSTAPETDLKGRTCLVLGSEGKGISRLLKDKCDTMVSIPTTGHVDSLNVSVAAGILMYEVIRQRG
- a CDS encoding AEC family transporter encodes the protein MNVLIHTLQGVVPVFLLIVIGSILKHRKVIGPAFQKSSSIICFKLGLPALIFLKIAGLDFSGVFNINEILILLAIALITMITTLLLSLRLKDVTQRGAFSQGAFRGNIAIIGLALVLNLYGEDLAARGAMIVAVMLPVFNILSVIALTIPRHGMSLEGLIRSLKNIITNPIIMAVLAALGFSLFKIPVPVLLGRLLKYLADLALPLALINIGGSLSARGFREKGKIALAAALIKVVLLPVIAVIIFYKKGYNQEELGLIFLIAGAPTALSSHIMADAMDNDGDLAALIIMVSTTLAAVTTLIGISIINSL
- a CDS encoding MalY/PatB family protein, coding for MDFDRIIDRKGSNAAKWDSKVLKARFGDENMLPFWVADMDFASPPIVGETLKERADHGIFGYPATSKHFLKAWQDWAITEHNWKVPLSKVCFTPGIVGAMSLAVHLFSKPGDSVIIQEPVYQPFRNMIVRNNRRPLVNELKLESGRYVMNFNDLEEKVSSRDCSLMLLCSPHNPGGRVWNCKELGELSRICIKYGVFVVSDEIHADLVLGEKRHIPFSSLSDECAANTMTLMAPSKTFNIAGEKLSVAVFGSQERQKTYSDAQLAFSSEEGSALALAIGEAVYKDGSEWLFALKRYLRENVLLIENFLEKELPRVKMMKPDAGFIGWLDFRGLGLSHREIEDRFLNIGKIAMLDGHWFGQGGEGFFRLNFGCPRSLLKEGLERISASLSDHFVH